Genomic segment of Gloeocapsa sp. PCC 7428:
GCGAGTGCTACTTATTCATCAGCAGCATCGACACCAACCGATCCGACGGATGATTGGAATAGTGATAATTCCACTGATGAAGATTGGAACTTTGAGGAAAATCCGACACCACCAGGGAACTTTCCTCCGGAAACGACGATCAATAACTCTAAAACCTACGAAGTCAGTCCAGACTCTTCTAAAACTAATCCATCAAGTTCTGTATACTCGTACAGTTCTAGCGAACCGCGCAATACCAGTGTTGGTAAAACTGAGTCAGTCTATGATGCTGACTATCGCGTGATTACACCACCTTATGGTAGTCGCAATACAACCGAGGAGGATGATGAAGATTGGGGATTTGAGGATGACGAGTTTGACGATGAAGATGACAGGAATTCACGCTTGCGATAAAGCTTGCCTTATCACCTGGCGCAGTACTATGGAGCTTAATTTTATTTATAGGAGTTAATTTAATTTAACGTCACCTAGATAAAGCGCAGCGCTCATAGGCGATCGCATTAGCTACATTGTTCAATTGGTGTATACTCAAACCGCTCGCGCGATTCTTGCTTAACTTTACCAGCCATCGCGGCTTCTTGCAATGCCATAAAAGCATTGAGATCTTCTAAGTCGTAGTGGGTTGTGAGTAATTGTCGCAGTTGTTCCTCTGCTTCAATCGTTAAGTACCCTGTTTTTAGTGTCTTTTGCACTAGTTCGCGAATCAAAGCCATACTTTAAACCTCATCCATAACATCTGAAGGGTGGAACTACCTACGAGCTAATGATGAATCTAAGTCATTTATTGCTATTCAATTGAGGCATAGTAGCGTCAGCAGCCTGAGTCATCAAAGTTTGATTTTGTTGACAGCACGGTAAGCCTTACTGTCGTTGTGACGTACAAGAATTAATAAAGTTTCAATATAATTAAGCCAAACATAACTTCGTTATTTGTAATCTATCACTTAACAATCGTTATGTAAATCATTAAAATAGTGCTATTTAGCATTTATAAAAATAAAATACATTGTTATTTTGTAACGAAAGAAATTAAGGGGTAATGTAAAAATGCACTCTAAAACAAAGCTATTCGAGACAAATCTTACAGCAGCAGAAAAACTCTGGAATCTAGAATAACTGTACTCGGATTTAGCCAAAACAAAGGAAAAGTTCCTGAATGCTGTAGAGATAGCATTACTCAGAAGATTACTTTGCGGTTACAGTCTAGCAGAAATTGCCAGTATGATTTGTCAAAATTGTAGTAACATCAGACATAGTTGATTTATCAAATGGATTATATAAGTACGTAGAAGAAATGTTGAGTCTTCCGTTTGAAGACTCGGTTAAAATCAAAAATTAAAGTCGTGTAGCGCAACTACTAGAAACATCTGGCTATAAAAAAGTTTGACTTTCAAGACAAATTATGTATCTGCTACAGCAGTTTTGCAAGCCAATACTATCGTTACGACATACAAAGTTTGGGGTAAGGCAATTGATGCGAGAATTTTTATGGACGAAGCCTAGAATTGCAATCGCTTTTCTGCAACGACGGAATACTATCGCTGGTAATTTACTCTAACTCGTTCAAAAGAAGTGCTTTGCGACTTATATCGCTGAACAATTAAGCGATCGGATTTATCAAAGCCAGAGAAATCATCAAAGTCTTTCTGTTTTTAATAAAAGAAGTATTCAAAATTATTTGTGCCGTTCTACTCTAGAGAAGGCTGCCGATTTAAGTAAGCAGGATTAAGTTTTGCTACTTTTGAACGAACTACAGAAGAGAACAGACGAAAGCTGCGGGGGTGTCCGTGACGTCGAGGAAAGAGAAAGATAAGTATTTTAGATACTATATTACAGTTTTAGTGAGTTGAATAATAGTATTGTGAACACATCAGATCGGCAAAGCAACGTATTGAAGGGAGTCAACTTATACTTAGTTGGCATGATGGGTACTGGGAAAACAACAGTAGGACGTGCCTTAGCAACTAAACTAGGCTATAGATTTGTCGATACGGATGAGATTATTACTCAAGTAACACAACAATCAATTAGCGAAGTGTTTGCAACGAGTGGTGAAGCAGCGTTTAGACAAATAGAAACTCAAGTATTAGCAAAAGTTTGTGCTTATACGCATTTAGCGATCGCCACAGGTGGTGGTATTGTTCTTCAACGCGAAAATTGGAGTTATCTACACCACGGTTTAATTGTCTGGCTGGATGCGCCAACAGAATTACTCTCTACTCGCTTAAGTGCTGATGACACTCGACCATTACTCCAAACAGGAGACTTGCGATCGCAGTTAGAAACGATCTTGCAACAGCGACAACCGCTTTATTCACAAGCTGATCTCCGAGTTGTTGTCACTTCCGAAGAAACGCCAGAACAACTTGCTACACGGATACTACAAGAGATTCCGCAAGTTTTGAAGCAGCCAAGCACGCTCCCACAATCATAATTTGAGATTTCAAATTGTTGCAATTGAGATTGTTGCCAAGCACAAATTCTTTTAAACTGCTGTGCATACTTTTATGCTTTATAAAAGCTACTCATGTTTAACGATAGCGAATACATTAGAGAAACCGAAGCTACCCGCGTCCGAGTACTGAGCGAAGCACTACCTTATATTCAACAGTTTGCTGGAAGAACCGTTGTTGTCAAGTACGGTGGTGCAGCAATGAAAGATAGTTCGCTTAAAGATAAAGTTATTCGCGATATTGTATTTTTATCTTATGTGGGACTGCGACCGGTTGTTGTTCACGGTGGTGGACCAGAAATTAATAGCTGGTTAGATAAATTAGGAATTGAGGCGCAGTTCAGAAATGGCTTGCGCGTCACAGATGCGGCGACAATGGATGTCGTGGAAATGGTGCTAGTTGGTCGCGTCAATAAAGAAATTGTCTCTCTAATCAACCGTGCTGGTGGCTCAGCGGTTGGATTGTGCGGTAAAGATGGCAATTTGATTAAAGCACGTCCTCAAGGTCAAGAAGGTATTGGCTTTGTTGGAGAAGTCACTAACATGGATGTGAGTATTTTGGAAGCACTCGTTAAAAATGGCTATATTCCTGTTGTGTCCAGTGTCGCAGCCGACGAAACAGGTCAGGCTTATAATATTAACGCCGATACAGTTGCTGGCGAACTTGCAGCCGCATTAGGTGCAGAAAAGTTAATTTTACTAACCGATACACCAGGAATTTTGAAAGAGTATAAAGATCCTTCAAGCCTGCTGCATAAACTAGATATTCAACAAGCGCGGGAACTAATCGCCCAAGGTGTTGTCAGTGGTGGAATGATTCCGAAAGTGAATTGTTGCGTGCGATCGCTTGCGCAAGGCGTCCATGCTGCACATATCATCGATGGTAGAATTCCTCATGCTTTGCTACTAGAAATCTTTACCGATAGTGGTATTGGCTCAATGATTGTCGCCTCAGATTTTATGGGGTAGACGAAGAATTAGTTTTGAGTTGTGAGTTTTGAGTTGTGAATTATAAAGACTTGTTTCAACTCAAAATTCATCATTCTTAACTTCCTTGCACCTCTGCGCTCACTTAAGGGACAAAAATAACGCCTGATGGTACTCTATTAAAACGCCGATACCCTGAATCAAGAATAACAGGATTAATTAACGTTGAATCTTGAATTTTGGGATTAACTAACACAGGATTAATCAAGGTAGAGTTAACTACTGTACCAGTTCTCCTTGTTGGCGTGGAACTCCAAGAATTTATTGGCGCACGCCGCACAGATATTCCAGTTACGGGATCTACAGGCATAGGAGTCGGAATTGGGCTACCGTAAATAAAGGAACTGACATTCTGCGGTTGACTGACGCCGTAAGGAACTCCTTGACCAATAAATACTGACTGCGCCGCGACTGGTGCTGATGGTATTGTCATTAACGCTGCACCAAACAATATAGATGTTATGGCACTACCCGCCCTTAATATTTTTTGAAATTGAATCATAACTTTATTACCAGTAGGTTTCACTAAGTTATTAGGTATAGCCAACTTGTAGCAATGTCTAACTATATACCTCTGCTACAATTTTATCGGTTTTACTAGTAAGATATAAATTTGGTAACTGGTCATTGGTCATTAGAAAGAATAGTTATTACCTATTACCCATTACCTATTACCATCACAAATCATCTAATATGAACGCTTATTAGGCTATCTATACTACGTCAAAATAGCGCCACCCATTAATTTTTGATAGCGATATTCCAACTCAGCTTTCATCAAACGCCAGCGTTCTAGAGTCGCATCAATTTCGATGACTTTTTCTGCGGCTGCTCTTGCCAATTCTAAAACTTCTTGATCTTCTACAAGACTTGCTAAAGTAAAGTCTGGTAAACCTGATTGTCGCGTTCCTAGAACTTCTCCAGGACCGCGAAAACGCATATCCATCTCTGAGATAAAAAAGCCATCTTGCGATTGTTCTAACACTTTTAAGCGAGATATTGCAGTCTCTGCTTTAGAATTACTCATTAAAAGACAGTAAGATTTTGCTGCACCCCGACCAACACGACCGCGTAATTGATGCAGTTGTGATAAACCAAAACGCTCTGCATTTTCAATCATCATCACTGTTGCATTAGGTACATCAACTCCTACTTCAATTACAGTTGTTGAAACTAAAATTTGTGTTTGGTTGTAACGAAATTGACTGATTGCGGCGTCTTTATCCGCTGAACTCATCCGACCATGAAGTAAGCCTACTTGATATTGCGGAAAAATGCTTTCTTGCAGTCGTTGATGTTCTTCAACAGCAGCACGGACATCAAGTTTTTCGGATTCTTCTACTAAAGGTAGAACAATATAAGCTTGACGCCCCTGCGCAATCTCGCGGTTAATTAAATCATAGGCGTGAGTGCGCTCTTTTCCTGATAAAACTGTTGTCTGAATTTGTTGTCTTCCTGGTGGAAGCTCGTCGATTTGACTAACATCTAAATCGCCATGCAGTGTAAGCGCGAGTGTACGCGGGATGGGAGTCGCTGTCATTGTCAAGACGTGGGGCGATTCGCCTTTTTGCTGTAATTGCGCCCGCTGTCCCACACCAAAGCGATGTTGTTCGTCAATGACAACTAAACCTAAACGCTGAAAGTTGACTTTTTCTTGAATCAACGCATGAGTACCGACTAAAAGCGGTAATTCGCCTGTTTCGAGTTGCGCGTGAATTTGACGGCGTTTTGCAGTTTTTGTAGAACCTGTTAACAGTTCTACAGGTAAATGCAACAGATTAAACCAGCCCACTAACTTGCGATAGTGTTGTTCTGCTAACACTTCGGTAGGAGCCATTAACGCTGCTTGATAGCCTGATTGAATCGCCGCCAGGATGGCGACAACAGCAACAACGGTTTTCCCCGAACCTACATCGCCTTGTACCAAACGATTCATCGGTACTGGTTTTTGTAGGTCATCGAGGATGTCGTTAACAACTCGCGATTGAGCGTTAGTTAGTTGAAAAGGTAGGAGTTGATAAAATGTTTTTATAAGTTGCCCAGTACGCGCTAAAACTGCACCATTTTGAATTTGACGTGCTTTATGCTGGCGTTGGAGTAAACCAAGTTGTAAATAGAAAAATTCATCGAAGACTAAGCGACGTCGCGCCACTTCTAAGGAAGTACTGTCTGCGGGAAAATGAATATTGGTGATCGCTGCTTTTAATTCCATCAAACCATACTTATCGCGCAGACGAAAGGGTAGTGGGTCTTTAAGATGGACGCACGCAGGTAAAGCCGCAGTGACAGCCTTGCGTACCATATCTGCGCCTACGCCTTCGGTCAAAGCATAAACTGGTACGACTCGACCGATTGTTAGCGAGTCAATCGTATCTCCTGGATGTGCTAAAACTTCAATTTCGGGATCTTCTAACGTTAAACCATATTTGCTTTCTTTAACTAACCCAGAAGCAGCTACGACTGCACCCACGGGGTAGCGACGTTTTTGCTGTTCTTGCCAACCACGATGGCTATATCGCGCCCCTGCAAAAAAACGACTAATCCGAATTTGACCAGTATTATCTTTGAGGACAAGTTCTAAAATCGTTAATTTAGGATTTCGCGGGCTATTAAAGCAAGTACAGCGCTTGACTGCGCCTAGTAACGTGACTGTCTCGCCTGCTTGAAGTTCTTTGATATTAACTTGCCGCGCGTAATCAATGTGGTCGCGAGGATAATAAAATAAAATGTCGCGTACTGTATACAACCCCAATCGTGCTAAGTAGCCACTTCTTCTTGCTCCTATTTCGGGTAAGCTTTTGAGTGGCTGCTCTAGGTTGGGTGCAATGCGGGTTGCGGCTTCTATTGGTAGTGATTGTGTTAAAGGTGTTGTCGGCGGGAGTTTTGTTTTTGTTGAGTATGGCGATCGCTCGATTTGACTTTGCTCGCTTGTGACATTTTCTCCCCGCTGATATCGTTGTGTATGATACACGCATCTGCGTGCTTCCGCGACTAGGTGTTGTCGTTCTTCTAGTGGCAATTCGGGATATTTCGCAAATTGTGCCGCGATTTCTTGCCAGCGCTGACGTTCATCTGATGGCAGAGTCAGCGGAGGTTTACCAAAACTGAGACAGAGAAATTCACTAAAGCGATATTGCTTGCCTATTAAATCAGCGAAGCCGCGTTCTGCTTCTACTGCCAACGCTTTTTGCAATCGCCCTAAATCTAGTGATTCTGTCATACAGCAGGGGTCAGAGGTCGGATGTCGGATTATGAGTTCTCGGTGTTGAATGTTGAGATAAGAAGTAAATTAAAAACTCAAAACTTGAATAGTGTTTTAAGCTTTACTTCTATTACTATAAGAAATTGGCTGAGCCGCGATCGCCCAATCCCCTTTATAACTTTATAGTACGCACTGCTAATCTTCAAACCAGCTTGCCCGCCACGCTGCTTCGGCTTCGGCAACGGCTTGCTCGCGTTGTTTTCTATAATATTCTTTCAATAAAGCACGGCTTCGGGTTTCTAGCTGACGAATCTGGTTACGCTTAGTTCTAAGTGTCGCATCTGCAAATTCAATCTCGCCTAGCCTTAGATAAATTGCGACAAGCGTTGTCACACTAGACTCTTCTTGCTCGCTGTTGCTTTCTGCTTCTACTAATAAGTTTAACAAGTTCGGCGGTCCCGCCGTTGCTTCTGCTGGAAGTTCAGGGGCGTTTAACGCTGCATCGAGTAGTGGAAAGGGAAGATTCTGTGGTAAAATCTTCGCTTGCTGAAGTAAATAGTTGATTTCCCGCGAAATTGTTTTTAGTTGCAAAGCGATCGCCTGCTCGATATTTTGTTGCCACTTGATAAGCTCGATCGGATTTGCAGGAAATTTAAGTATTGTGCTAGGAGTTGATGGTTGAGGGCTAACAGATTCCAACAACGCCGCTTCAGTCGCTTCTAGCTGAATGTCTTCTTTAATTTCTTCTTCTGAGTTTTCTTTCGCTTTAACCTGTGAAGAAATTGTTAACAACTGCTCAGTAGCTTCTCGTATGACCTGGCGTATGTCTTGCTGCAATTGTTGCCGCTGATTAAAAGATAAACTCAAAAACGCTTCTGGGTAGCCCTGCGTACACAAGTGATAAGTTGCTAAAACTGCTTGCTGTCGTATAGCTTGCCCTAAAGCGATGAAATAACTTTTGTAAGCCACGTAAAGTTCTTCTGCTAGAACTCGACACGCTTCTTCTAAAGCTGCAATCTCTCGTTTAATTTGTTCAATTGTTGCCATTACCTCAAAAACTAAGGAGCCAAAGGTCGGGGATCAGGGGTCAGGGAGTTATAAGCCGTGAAGTATGACTAGTTATTCAAAACTCAAAACTAATTACTACTCACTAGTCACCCTGACCTCTGACCTCTAAACCCTAACCCCCAATTCTACTTACTACCCATTTGCGCAGCAACTTCTTCTGCAAAGTTACTTTCTTGCTTTTCGATACCTTCGCCTAAGACAAAGCGGACAAAGCGACGCACTTGGATATTTTCACCCAACTGCGCGATCGCCTGTTTCACTAAATCTTCCACAGAAATGTTTTGATCCCGAATATACGGCTGATCCATCAAAGTCATCTCTTTCAGGCGTTTTTCAATTCGACCTTGAACGATTTTTTCTTTGATGTTGTCTGGCTTTTTCGCCAGATCGTCACGCCCCATTTCAATTTCTTTTTCTTTTTGGACGATATCAGCTGGGATATCTTCTACTTTGACATACTCGACATTCGGGCAAGCCGCTACCTGCATGGCGATATTCCGCACCAGCGTTTGGAATTCTTCACGACGAGCCACGAAGTCGGTTTCGCAGTTAACTTCTACTAACACACCAACTCTACCGCCAGTGTGGATATAGCTACCTACGAGTCCTTCTGCTGCTACGCGTCCAGCTTTTTTGTCAGCAGAGGTGATACCTTTTTGCCGCAGCCATTCGATGGCTTTGTCCATATCACCATTGTTTTCTTTCAGCGCCTTTTTGCAATCCATCATTCCAGCGCCGGTTCTTTCGCGTAGCTCTTTGACGACTTGTGCAGATATTTCCGCCATCTTGCCTCAATTTCCTACTTAACTAAATTCGAGCTTTTAGGTCACATTCCCAAAAGCTATTTTATTCTTCTTCGTCTTCGGCTGGTTCTGCTTCCTCATCTGGTAGCAGTGAGTCAGTGTATTCGACTTCGCTTTCGTCGTAATCGAGGTCTTCCTCCGCACCTTCGTAGTCGTATTCCTCTTCTACGTCTAGCTGACCGTGACGCCCTTCATAAATCGCGTCGGCTAACTTACCAACAATCAGCTTGATCGAACGAATCGCGTCATCGTTGGCTGGAATCGGAACATCAACAACATCGGGATCGCAGTTAGTATCTAGCATTGATACAATTTGAATTCCTAGTTTTTGACATTCTTGCACGGCGTTATATTCCCGACGCTGGTCTACAATCACAACCACATCAGGAATTTTCCGCATCATTTTGATGCCGCCCAGATACTTCTGTAGCTTTGCCATCTCGCGGCGCAGTACCGAAGCTTCTTTTTTTGGTAACAAGTCTAGCGCTCCGCTTTCTTCGCGGCGCTCCAAGTCTTTTAACCGCTCGGCACGCGTTTTGATTGTTGTCCAGTTCGTTAGCATTCCGCCTAACCATCTTTGGTTGACGTAGTACGAACCGCAGCGCGCGGCTTCTTGCGCGATGATTCCTGCTGCTTGCCGCTTTGTCCCAACAAAGAGGAACTTTTTACCCTGTTCAGCCGCAGTGCGCGTGTACTGGTACGCTTCATCCATCAACTGGGCAGTTTGTACCAAGTCGATGATATGCACTCCGTTACGTGAAGTATAGATATAAGGAGCCATTTTCGGATTCCACCGTCGGGTTTGATGCCCAAAGTGAACCCCTGCCTCCATCATTTGCGCCAATGAGACAACTGGCATATTTTCTCCTAATTTCGGGTTAATCCTCCATCCAGGTGTATTTCCTTACCGGAAACACCCGAAAAAACTGGATGTGTGATTTTGGTCAACTCTACTAGTGTATCATATCAAAAGCTCTACTTGGCGCGGTCAGCAGACTGCATTTGCGCGTAAGCCGAATATACACCTTGAACGTTGTACCAATTCAGAAAAATTCGCGCAATTTCTAGGGCTAATTGCGGTTTACCCTGGTCAATCAACCACTGAAGTACAGGTGCTAAGCTACGTTCATTAAGATTGCCACCCAGCGAAAGCAATCCCCAAAGCAAACGGTGCAGCCAAGTCATTTGAATCATCATCCGCACTTCCCAAATCGGGTGTTTTTGATAAAACAACACACCCATGCGCCCGCGTTGAATTTCCTTTTCGATCAGGTTAGGAATTTGCTTGAGGTTAAACGGCGGATGCCAGTGATAGCCAACTGCGGCAGGGCATTTGATGAGTTTTAAGCCTAATTGTTTTAACCGTACTCCGAGTTCTAAATCTTCCCAGCCATAAAGTTGAAATCGCGTATCAAACAACCCTGCTTTGTCCAACCAATGCCGCGCGATCGCCACATTCCCCGTCGCAAAATAAGCCGCAGAAAAGTCCGTAATTTTGTACGGTTCGGCTGTAGGATCGGCAAAATTGCAAGTGTTGATTACAAGACCATAGGTAAAAACGCGATCGCTACCATAGGTTTGTTGTCCTTGCTGTAATCCATCAGCGTGTGCTTGGAGAAAATTTTCTGTAACAACAAGGTCGCTATCAATAAAAATAATCGTATCGCCCTGCGCGTGTTCTACACCCAAATTACGCGCGGCTGCTGGTCCTTGGTGGTTTTGTAGAAGCGATCGCACGTGCGGAAACTCCGCAGCATTGTCTTGCAGCCACTCTAACGTGCCGTCAGTCGAACCATCGTCTACTAAGACAACTTCGTAGCCCTCAATGGCGCTATCAGCCGCTAAATTCTGGCGTTCGAGCGCTTTTAAGCACTTCGCTAAAATCGGCTGACGATTGTAAGTTGGAATCACAACACTAAAAAACACGCTTCCCCCTAGCACCACCTACAAAAGTCATCATAAAGCGATTAGCTGGACTTGCTGACGGTAAGCTTGCTAATGGTTCTGTCGTCATGAATTTTACCCGTTGATACTATTGCCGCAGAGTCCTAGCAAACCATAACTGATCGTGGCTTATGACGGAATGACAAATAATTCTGTGCCATGGCTGACAAGAATGCGCCTAAATTAGTTAGATAATAATCACTCGTTGTTGTGCCAAATCGAGGAATCAATGGGTCGTGCTACTAAAGTTGTCCTGGCATACTCTGGTGGAGTAGATACTTCTGTCTGTATTCCCTATCTCAAACATGAATGGGACGTTGCCGAAGTGATTACCTTAGCCGCAGATTTAGGACAGGGAGATGAATTAGAGCCAATTAAACAAAAAGCGCTGCAATCAGGTGCAAGCGAATCACTCGTCATTGATGCACAAGAAAGCTTTGTCAAAGATTATGCGTTTCCAGCAATTCAGGCAAATGCTTTGTATGAAAACCGCTATCCGCTTTCGACGGCTTTGGCGCGTCCATTAATCGCGAAGCTTTTGGTAGAAGCCGCACAAAAGTATGGTGCCGATGCCGTCGCGCATGGTTGCACTGGTAAAGGTAACGATCAAGTCCGATTTGATGTTTCCATTGCTGCACTTAACCCGAATTTGAAAGTATTAGCCCCAGCGCGCGAATGGGGAATGAGTCGTGAGGAAACAATCGCATACGGCGAACGTTTTGGGATTCCTGCACCTGTCAAAAAATCTTCTCCTTATAGTATCGACCGTAATTTACTCGGTCGCAGTATTGAAGCCGGACCATTAGAAGATCCCCGCACCGAACCACTCGAAGAAATTTATTTGATGACAAAGGCGATCGCCGATACTCCCGATACGCCAGAGTATGTTGAAATCAGCTTTGAGCAAGGTATTCCTACGCAACTCAATGGAGAAGCGATCGCACCTGTAAAACTCATCGCTCAACTTAACCAAATTGCAGGCAATCACGGCGTTGGGCGGATTGACATGGTAGAAAACCGCTTGGTTGGGATCAAATCACGGGAAATTTACGAAACACCAGCATTATTAGTTTTGATTCAAGCACACCGCGATTTAGAAAGTCTCACACTCACGGCAGATGTCACGCACTACAAGCGTGGTATCGAAGAAACTTACAGCCAAATGATTTATAACGGGCTGTGGTATAGTCCGCTTAAAGGTGCGCTTGATGCGTTTGTGCAAAAAACTCAAGAGCGCGTATCGGGTACTGTGCGCCTTAAATTCTTTAAAGGAAACGCAACAATTGTCGGACGCTGGTCTGATAATTCGCTCTACACTCCAGATCTAGCGACTTACGGCGCTGACGATCAATTCGATCACAAAGCCGCAGAAGGTTTTATCTACGTTTGGGGACTACCAACTCGAATTTGGTCAAAGCAAGTGCGAGGTTAGGAGTATGGAGAGTATGGGGAGTGTGGGAGTTTTGGCGAGATTAAGATACGATTTTCCTACAACCCTACAACCCTCCTACTCTCCGCTCTTAATCTTCACTCGCAACTTTCTTAACTTGGCGCGACTCCCACCACAAGGGAACAACAATCCAAGCGATCGCAACAACTAAGGCGAGAATCGCAAATTCACCTACCCAAGAAACCAATTGTTCTAAAGATACAACCTGTCCGACAAAGAAAGCTAAAGTCACCATCACAGATGCCCATACGGCTGCTCCAGCTAAGTTGTAAACGAA
This window contains:
- the recG gene encoding ATP-dependent DNA helicase RecG codes for the protein MTESLDLGRLQKALAVEAERGFADLIGKQYRFSEFLCLSFGKPPLTLPSDERQRWQEIAAQFAKYPELPLEERQHLVAEARRCVYHTQRYQRGENVTSEQSQIERSPYSTKTKLPPTTPLTQSLPIEAATRIAPNLEQPLKSLPEIGARRSGYLARLGLYTVRDILFYYPRDHIDYARQVNIKELQAGETVTLLGAVKRCTCFNSPRNPKLTILELVLKDNTGQIRISRFFAGARYSHRGWQEQQKRRYPVGAVVAASGLVKESKYGLTLEDPEIEVLAHPGDTIDSLTIGRVVPVYALTEGVGADMVRKAVTAALPACVHLKDPLPFRLRDKYGLMELKAAITNIHFPADSTSLEVARRRLVFDEFFYLQLGLLQRQHKARQIQNGAVLARTGQLIKTFYQLLPFQLTNAQSRVVNDILDDLQKPVPMNRLVQGDVGSGKTVVAVVAILAAIQSGYQAALMAPTEVLAEQHYRKLVGWFNLLHLPVELLTGSTKTAKRRQIHAQLETGELPLLVGTHALIQEKVNFQRLGLVVIDEQHRFGVGQRAQLQQKGESPHVLTMTATPIPRTLALTLHGDLDVSQIDELPPGRQQIQTTVLSGKERTHAYDLINREIAQGRQAYIVLPLVEESEKLDVRAAVEEHQRLQESIFPQYQVGLLHGRMSSADKDAAISQFRYNQTQILVSTTVIEVGVDVPNATVMMIENAERFGLSQLHQLRGRVGRGAAKSYCLLMSNSKAETAISRLKVLEQSQDGFFISEMDMRFRGPGEVLGTRQSGLPDFTLASLVEDQEVLELARAAAEKVIEIDATLERWRLMKAELEYRYQKLMGGAILT
- a CDS encoding glycosyltransferase family 2 protein, which encodes MFFSVVIPTYNRQPILAKCLKALERQNLAADSAIEGYEVVLVDDGSTDGTLEWLQDNAAEFPHVRSLLQNHQGPAAARNLGVEHAQGDTIIFIDSDLVVTENFLQAHADGLQQGQQTYGSDRVFTYGLVINTCNFADPTAEPYKITDFSAAYFATGNVAIARHWLDKAGLFDTRFQLYGWEDLELGVRLKQLGLKLIKCPAAVGYHWHPPFNLKQIPNLIEKEIQRGRMGVLFYQKHPIWEVRMMIQMTWLHRLLWGLLSLGGNLNERSLAPVLQWLIDQGKPQLALEIARIFLNWYNVQGVYSAYAQMQSADRAK
- a CDS encoding LapA family protein — translated: MPVLRLLLLLVVLGGLTLLLLQNWSPVLPLVFLGGRSQALPLAVWILLSIAAGALSALLIAGLFKTSNYFAQSRVKRRSIGDRTPPRPNQRTVKQEYTTAASATYSSAASTPTDPTDDWNSDNSTDEDWNFEENPTPPGNFPPETTINNSKTYEVSPDSSKTNPSSSVYSYSSSEPRNTSVGKTESVYDADYRVITPPYGSRNTTEEDDEDWGFEDDEFDDEDDRNSRLR
- the argB gene encoding acetylglutamate kinase, which translates into the protein MFNDSEYIRETEATRVRVLSEALPYIQQFAGRTVVVKYGGAAMKDSSLKDKVIRDIVFLSYVGLRPVVVHGGGPEINSWLDKLGIEAQFRNGLRVTDAATMDVVEMVLVGRVNKEIVSLINRAGGSAVGLCGKDGNLIKARPQGQEGIGFVGEVTNMDVSILEALVKNGYIPVVSSVAADETGQAYNINADTVAGELAAALGAEKLILLTDTPGILKEYKDPSSLLHKLDIQQARELIAQGVVSGGMIPKVNCCVRSLAQGVHAAHIIDGRIPHALLLEIFTDSGIGSMIVASDFMG
- a CDS encoding shikimate kinase, which encodes MNTSDRQSNVLKGVNLYLVGMMGTGKTTVGRALATKLGYRFVDTDEIITQVTQQSISEVFATSGEAAFRQIETQVLAKVCAYTHLAIATGGGIVLQRENWSYLHHGLIVWLDAPTELLSTRLSADDTRPLLQTGDLRSQLETILQQRQPLYSQADLRVVVTSEETPEQLATRILQEIPQVLKQPSTLPQS
- the rpsB gene encoding 30S ribosomal protein S2, encoding MPVVSLAQMMEAGVHFGHQTRRWNPKMAPYIYTSRNGVHIIDLVQTAQLMDEAYQYTRTAAEQGKKFLFVGTKRQAAGIIAQEAARCGSYYVNQRWLGGMLTNWTTIKTRAERLKDLERREESGALDLLPKKEASVLRREMAKLQKYLGGIKMMRKIPDVVVIVDQRREYNAVQECQKLGIQIVSMLDTNCDPDVVDVPIPANDDAIRSIKLIVGKLADAIYEGRHGQLDVEEEYDYEGAEEDLDYDESEVEYTDSLLPDEEAEPAEDEEE
- a CDS encoding argininosuccinate synthase; translation: MGRATKVVLAYSGGVDTSVCIPYLKHEWDVAEVITLAADLGQGDELEPIKQKALQSGASESLVIDAQESFVKDYAFPAIQANALYENRYPLSTALARPLIAKLLVEAAQKYGADAVAHGCTGKGNDQVRFDVSIAALNPNLKVLAPAREWGMSREETIAYGERFGIPAPVKKSSPYSIDRNLLGRSIEAGPLEDPRTEPLEEIYLMTKAIADTPDTPEYVEISFEQGIPTQLNGEAIAPVKLIAQLNQIAGNHGVGRIDMVENRLVGIKSREIYETPALLVLIQAHRDLESLTLTADVTHYKRGIEETYSQMIYNGLWYSPLKGALDAFVQKTQERVSGTVRLKFFKGNATIVGRWSDNSLYTPDLATYGADDQFDHKAAEGFIYVWGLPTRIWSKQVRG
- the tsf gene encoding translation elongation factor Ts; this encodes MAEISAQVVKELRERTGAGMMDCKKALKENNGDMDKAIEWLRQKGITSADKKAGRVAAEGLVGSYIHTGGRVGVLVEVNCETDFVARREEFQTLVRNIAMQVAACPNVEYVKVEDIPADIVQKEKEIEMGRDDLAKKPDNIKEKIVQGRIEKRLKEMTLMDQPYIRDQNISVEDLVKQAIAQLGENIQVRRFVRFVLGEGIEKQESNFAEEVAAQMGSK